The genomic region TCGGCGAAGCATCCGACGATGGAAGGTAAGTTGCTCTCGTGCCGCGAGTGTGTCACGCGACCATACGGCGACAACGCCTCCCCCTTTCTGCTCCACCGTCTTCCCCTCTCGTACCACGTCTCACACATGTCGCGCGCCTGTCGCACCCCCTGCGACTCCCTTTGCCCCACCCTGCGGCACCCGTCGCCCATGCTGTTCCGGTGCCGTACCGGTGCCGAGGAATGACCTCGGAACGATTGGCTGACACTAGCGCCCTTGGCAGTCTGCTGACTTTCGCCCTCCTCATGCCATCCCTATTCCTCATCGCCACAGTTGCCGCACATCGCGTCCGTGTGGCACGGTGAGTCATCTCGTTTACTATGACTGATGGAATTAGGCAACGGGAAGCCAACCGCGCCCCTCCCACTGTCgtcctctctctcccaGAACGCGTATGGAGCCCGGACATTGTGTGGGAAAAGGATGACTCGGAATCAGACAAGGATGAGGCATCGCAacgagacgacgacgatgatgcTGAACCAACACCTAAGGCTGCAGGTGactcggccgaggcggcggccgagggcgcgccAGAGATGACCGATGCGACGGAGACCCACACTGTGCAGGGCGACTCTGACgtgacgacgcgctccgccgacgcagacgacgaggcggacgcggtcATGGTCACACCCGTCAAGGCACtacaagctcgtcgccgtggCAAGGAGCGACGCAAGAGCAAGCGTTACTATTCCAAGGACGAATGTGCCATTTGCATGGACGACTTCCACAAGGGAGAGATTGTGCGAATCCTTCCCTGCGGACACGTCTTCCACAAGGACGAGTGCGACGAGTGGCTCCTCAAGTGGAGAAAGCTGGTACGTTGTGCCCCATTGGCGCCAAGTTGGCGGACTACATTCCAGGAGGTATCTCCAGTATGAGTCGCACGCAACGCTGCTGCCCACATGTTTCATGCTGACATCTAGTGCCCGACTTGCCGTGCGGATGTGACGATTCCTACGACTGATCTATCGgggtcgacgacgatcacgcccgtcgtcgacaggacggcggcggcggccgaaGGCGGACCGCGGTACGGTGCcacggacgaggatggcgaaGATGAAGGCGGGGCGCGGGGCACGTGGACTGGGCGCGCTGGAACGCGCCTCGGCGCAATGTGGAACTCGCTGAGAGCAGCAGTCGCGCGTCCGGCACCGGAGACTGGGGAGCGTGCCCCACTGGTGCCGGTCAATGTTGTGTGAGCGAGTCGCTTGAGACGGGCGAGACGAGACGAGACGATAcgagatgagatgagagacGGACAGGGAACAGAGCAGAGTCCACACAACTCATTGGATCTTGCGCTGTGTAACAGCGGAGGGGGCAGTTTTTTTTTCCTTAACCCATAATGATGCGGTGTGGTCTCCGCTCTACGTGTTGTATGCCTGATACCGCGCCCCGATCACGATATGATACGATGCGACGCGTGTGTCTGAGCAGAGTTGGGGCAGAGTTGGGGCTGAGCCTGGGCATCGGGGCAGAACAAGGCGTCGTCTGGGGATTAGCTCGAACTGTCCGCAGCATTCGACTGTTCAACCTGGTTATTCACCCTATTTGTATAGTATAGGACAGAGTGTTCGGGATGCAGTGTGTCTGTGTGGTCGTGTGGTTGGGAACGACACGAGCGGAGAGTAGAAATGCACGATGGGTGGCGAGAGAGACGCGCGACGCATACCTCGGAGATTGATGACGCGGCTGAGGCACGCTGAAGGAGGGTTGTGGAATAGAATTAGATAGACGATTAGACGATTAGACGATTAGAatgaggaggggggaaTGAGGATGGATGAGATTTAGTTGCGGCTACCGACAAACTGTAAGGTAACACTTCACACTACACTTGACACCTCGGTCTGATACTGACGCCACGCACTCGATGGAGATTGATCTTGATCTCGATGCTTGTAGAGTTACACTTCGGCCCAGCTCACCCGAGGGCCAAACGACTTGTGCACACTGATCTTCGTTCGACGTCGCATACATGCATTGCACAAGACGCCGCATAAAGACGTGGGAATCCTTCCTCTGTCCCAAGTAGTTTGTGCTCATCTCGCCAGCTTGTCATGcgcccctctcctctcaaGCTCTAACATGGGCGTGCTCATCGCTTTCATCCAGCTCATCCCGCCATTCAAGCGATCTGATGAACCagggggggagggcgtgagtgtgggtgtgggtgggtgtgggtgtgggcTGAGTGGTGAGTGTGAGTTGTGCCCATACAGTAGCCGGTAAAGGGGGGCTGCTACCAAGGGCGCAACTTTGGGCGTTGGGCGTTGGAAGACGTCTACTGTAGGTCCACTCGCAGAGGTAAGACGCTTAGGTAGGGCGTCCAACAGACGCAACAGTCAAGTCTCCCCAGTCCTCTTCCTtttcgtcgtcgccatcctTCGGCTCCTCTCCCGTCTCCCGTCTAACCACCGCCTCGGCAACCATTGTTTAGTGATAAAGAGCTACCTCCcgccctctctctctcacaACATTGCCCGCCAACGCCCGACGATCCACCGCCTTTTCTTTTTCTTTTTTCTTGCAGCCCCCCCAGAGCCCCCCAAGACCAAACCTCTCCCCATCCTTCAAGCACCCCTCAAGCACTCTGCGCTGGCGTACGTCTTTTCCCAGCAAGCTGGCTGGCATCAAGTCCCCAGCCCTCAGCCCTCAGCCCtgccctccccctcccagATCCAGTCATCCATCTCACATCGGACCGACGCCGCTGACCTACCCAGACCCCAGTAACAGTCATTTACCCTCGTCTTGACATCTTGGACCCGCCCGCCCGCTCATCCATATCCCTCCCGCCTCCCAATGTATCCCTCCATCTACGCGGACGGctcaccgccgcgcgcctcTCCCGAAGCCATCACAGCGCAACTACCAGCGCCCGTCAGCGCCCCGTCGTCATCCCCAGGTTCCGGGACGCCCATGGATCGCGACCCCAGCAATCCAAGCGGCACCCCGCAGCTCGGTCAGCGTACCCCggacggcgtcgatggGCACGCCGACGGTATTCCCAATGGTGGAGCTATGCCCAGTCACCCGACTTCAGCCACTGAGACCAACCACTCGCCTCTCCCCGCACTCAACAATGGCTTGTACTTTCCTCCCATTTGGCCACAGAGTGAACTGTGGGACCGCCAGAACGTGCCCTGGCTCGGGCGTGGACAGCAGTCCCAGTCAAGCCAGCAGTCTCAGCCTCAGCCCCAGAGTCCGAGCCAGAGTCAAAGCCAGTCTCAGTCTCAGTCTCAGTCTCAGCCACCGTCTGGATCTGGGGCTCTGGACCGCTGGCGCGCCGGTTATTATCGGTATGAGCGCCGCGATGACAAGTTTCCCAGTATCGGTAGGGCAACTGGAACGCGTGAGCGTGATGGACCCGACGGACTGGACCACTACGATCGCGACGGGTACTATGACAGGAGCGACCCCTTCAACAAGGCAAGTACGGcgggctcgagctcggctccccctcctcctccgttAGGTGTCAATGTCGGCTACGTGCACCCGCAAGACCGGCCACTTCCACCTCGTCTCTCGCTCTTCAGCCCTCCGTACTACCCGCAGCATCAGGTGTATGGTCATGCTGGCCCACCACAGTCTGAAGACCGGCCGTCCAACCCTCCGTCACAGTCAGCCTTTGGCCTTTCAAACATACACGACAGCTATATCCCTTCGCTCAACCACTCGCTGCCGTCTCCCAACTATCTCTCGGCTCCCAACCACCTAAACCACATGCCGATGAACCACATGAACcacctcgacaacctcaGCATGTCcaaccaccttcccccgccTCAGAACATGCTCCCCCTCCCAAACAATATGAATCACATGGGTATGCACATGCAGCCTCCCGTCTTCCCTTTTTCCGCCCCCGACTGGCCCGGCGCGCCGATGGAAAACAGCCCCAACCACAATTCGAACCACGACCTAATCCGCCCCCGCGAATACCTGGGCAgcccgtcgtcctcggaaGCCGACGGCCAGGGCGCCCAAGGCGGGCCTAGCGCATCTACCAACGCCGGTCCCAGCGCGGTCCGTCGCGGTGGTCGCTCGGGTTCCGCTCCTCCTGCGGTGAGACATTATACCAGTACAAAGTACAAGTAGCTGAAAATAGCGCCGATTCCCTTGCCCCGACTGCTCCGAAGCCTTTACGCGCCGTAACGACCTCAACCGCCACAGACGGAAGCACAGTAATGTTCCAAGTAAAGAAATAGCTGACGCAAGCCGGGGAGAAGCCGTTCCAATGCCCCGTCTGTGGGACGGCCTATGTACGTCCTAGAGTTAGAGTCAACTGACCACAGGCACGCAAGGACAAGCTGCTCATGCACATCCAGCGCGCTGAGCTTTGCCGTTCGCGTCTGCCTCCGCGGCCGCCTGGCCGCGACCGCGGCAGGGGCGCTAGCGCCAACTAATGCGGCTCCAATCTTGTGCGCACCATCACCGAGTCCATAGCTGTATCGATACGGTCTCCACAAACATCTAGATACATGCATAGCCATATCCTGTGTGCATTCTGCGAGGCAACGGTTGGTCGTCAAGGAGAGCCTAGAGAAGATCAGTGGGTACTGTAGGTCTAGGTTGCCTAGTGGCGTCGCGTCACGTCACGTCAGCTCGCCCCGTCCCCGTCTCTGCGCCGACAGCTCCTGAAACATCTgagaagacgacgacggccgagTGGGCAGTTGCTCGAGTTTACCCGCATCGTCAGAGACACCAGTGGGAAGTCGACCAtcgggcgccgaggcgccgTTGGGCCCGTGAGACGCCAGAAGTGCCACCAATGCCCAAACGCCGCCCGTCGCGATGACCTTCAGTACGACTCTAAGTGACTTTGCTGAGCAGCTGTGCCGCGCCCGAGGTGCCCTTTCGTGGTATACAGTAGGAAGGAGTGGTGAGCTGAGGGGTGTTCCAACCCAGGGAGGGGCATTCTTCAACTCCCATCGTCCGTTCAAGGCGTTGCAGAGACCCCAAGCTGTCGCGTTTCGAATCTTCACGGGCGCGGTGAATACGGGATTGCTGCGGCCGGTGCGACGGTGTTGCGACCTAGTCTACTCAGCAAAGCCCCGCTGTCAGACTGCTAATCTCTCCTCCATTCAGGTTCAGATCAGTAGTCATGACAGAGTGAGCACCGCCTCCCAGGCCTGTCGGCAACTCGGGCCATTCATCACCGCTAACTGCCATACGATCGAGGACGCTTAGGCGCCAGCCTGGCCGGCGTTCTTCGAGCTACATGtcagctcgagctgggtTCAATTCGCTACAATGGGCACTCACAGAATCTCGATCCAGTATCCATCGGGGTCGTAGATGAACGCGATgtgctggtgtcagctgacgTCCATCGTGTATAGCTTCGATCCAGAATAAAACCAGCCGGGCAAGCTAAGGCCCTCGGACTCACGCGCATACGACCCTCCTCGGGGCGCTTCTTGAACTtgacgccaagctcgtcgaaGCGCTGGCAAGCGGCCTgaaggtcgtcgacggcgatgcAGATGTGCCCAAAGCCGCGGCCTGGCTCCTCGTTACCCGAAGCGTAGCCCTTGAAGCTGGCGTCGGAttctggtgtgagctgcTACCAAACTGATTCCGGCTGAAAGCAATAGCAGAGCGAGTTGGCCGAAGGGTAAGGTAGAACAGTGACGCACCAGTGCCATGGTTGTGGCAGAGCTCGAGCACACCCTCGCGGGTGGTGAAGAGGTcacccttctcctccttggacGCGCCGGACTTTGCCCCAAAGCCCGA from Cutaneotrichosporon cavernicola HIS019 DNA, chromosome: 2 harbors:
- the GLO1 gene encoding uncharacterized protein (Glyoxalase/Bleomycin resistance protein/Dioxygenase superfamily); this translates as MFRIRDPKKSIEFYEKVLGMECFRKSDGPDFTNYFLGYPSGFGAKSGASKEEKGDLFTTREGVLELCHNHGTESDASFKGYASGNEEPGRGFGHICIAVDDLQAACQRFDELGVKFKKRPEEGRMRHIAFIYDPDGYWIEILSKNAGQAGA
- a CDS encoding uncharacterized protein (PA domain); translation: MQSSRGHAGAPPSSSRFPWLGAGLALLATVVLVSGAPLVPEPTEFASTVSNSAADARAADIRALFADPTAWVPDARENGGWISHWLGGGEGILSISVDGENITLPHRPAAFPDWLGPSAQLPVTGILRPFTVLSTDSKEAPERACVTPKWPPTRPSYPVPPYTVALVERGGCDFATKVLAAQERGAAAVVVGDSAHPGETDEEGRMRENLITMFSPEDTSGIIIPSVFVSRASYLIIRDLLSNHTVKGKPGLEVEVGEASDDGSALGSLLTFALLMPSLFLIATVAAHRVRVARQREANRAPPTVVLSLPERVWSPDIVWEKDDSESDKDEASQRDDDDDAEPTPKAAGDSAEAAAEGAPEMTDATETHTVQGDSDVTTRSADADDEADAVMVTPVKALQARRRGKERRKSKRYYSKDECAICMDDFHKGEIVRILPCGHVFHKDECDEWLLKWRKLCPTCRADVTIPTTDLSGSTTITPVVDRTAAAAEGGPRYGATDEDGEDEGGARGTWTGRAGTRLGAMWNSLRAAVARPAPETGERAPLVPVNVV